A segment of the Aureimonas sp. SA4125 genome:
TCAATATCGCCCGCGCGCAGTTGCGGGCGACCGACGAGAACGTGCCGCAGGCGAAGTCGGGCCTCCGTCCGATCGTCACAGGCGATGGCAGTGCCGTCTCGTCGAGGTCGCGCACGACCTTCGGCGACGGCATCGAGACCCAGCGCGACCGCGCCGGGCAGATCGGCTTCGGCATCACGATCAGCCAGACCATCTTCGACGGGTTTCAGACGCCCAACAACGTCCGCTCCGCCGAGGCGACGGTGAAGGCCTCGCAGCAGAACCTCTCCAACACCGAGCAGGACACGCTTTTCAACGCCGCCGCCGCTTACATGGATGTCCTGCGCGACCGCCAGATCGCCGGCCTGCGCCGGCAGAATCTCGCTTTCCTGCAGGAGCAGGTCCGGGCGGCGCGGGCGCGGTTCGACGTCGGCGAGGGGACCCGCACCGATGTCGCCCAGGCCGAGGCGGAGCAGGCACTGGCGACGGCCTTGCTGAATTCGGCACTGGCCCAGGTGGCCTCGAGCGAGGCGACCTACCTGCAGATCGTCGGCGATGCGCCACGCGACCTGCAGCCCGGCAAGGCGCCGGCCAATCTCATTCCCTCCTCGATTACCCAGGCCCTCGCGATTTCGCAGAAGGAGCACCCGGCGATCCTCGCGACGCTCTACGCTGTCGACGCCGCGGCTTTCCAGGTGAAGTCGGCTGAGGGTCGGCTGCTGCCGACCGTCAGCCTGTCCGGCTCGGTCGACAACACCTACAGCCTGTCCGACTCCTCGCCCGACAGCCTTCCGGGCGTCGACGTTCTGACGCAGAATCAGGTTTCGGCGACGGTCGGCGCGAGCCTCAGCATTCCGATCTACTCCGGCGGCCTCATCTCCTCCCAGGTCCGCCAGTTCAAGGAAGTGCTCGGACAGCGCCAGATCGAGGTCGACAGCCAGCGCGACGCCGTTCGGGCCGCGGTCGCCACGACCTGGGCCGAGCTGCAGGCCGCCCGCGCCAATGTTACGGGCTACAATGCCCAGGTCCGCGCAGCCCGCCTCGCTCTCGAGGGGATCATCGAGGAGCGCAATGTCGGACAGCGCACCACGCTGGACGTCCTGAACGGCCAGGCCGATCTGATCTCGGGTCAGATTCTTCTCGTCGGCGCGCAGCGCGACGAAGTGGTGGCGAGCTATGCGCTCGCCTCGGCCATCGGCCGACTGTCGGCCACCCGCCTCAGGCTGGGCGTGGCGACTTACGAGCCGAAGGAGCATTACAACGCGGTCAAGGACAAGTGGTACGGCCTGCGCACGCCGGATGGCCGCTGATCCGGCATCCTGGCTCCCGCATCCGCCGCGAGCATCCATTTTTGCAAAAGCCCGGCACCGTCCGGGCTTTTGTCTGTGCGCCCGCGGCGCTCCATTCTTCCACTTCTTCTGGTGATATGCGGCGATCGCGCCCGGCGGGGATTCTTTCGCGCGGTTTTTCGGTTTAGGCTTCACGCATGATTCGACCGCTAGCGTCGCGGATCTTCTCGAACATGCGGAACCGCCTTCATGAGCAATGCCAGTTCCCTTAAAGAGCCGTCGATGGAAGAGATCCTGGCCTCAATCCGGCGGATCATCGAAAGCGGGGACGATCGCACGCCGGTGTCGGCGCGCCCGCGGCCGGTGACCGAGCCTCTGCATACCCGGATGGGGACGATCCAGCCGGAGATCGCGTCGGTCGGCGGCCGTCTCCCGGAGCCGACCTATTTCCAGCAGCCTGTGCCGGCTTCCGATCTTTCCGCCGATCCTCACGCCCACGCGGCGACGCCCGTCGGCGAGAACGATCCCATCGACGATTTAGAGGCGGACTGGCCGCCTCTCGCTTCGGTCTCCGCCAACGACCGACCCGCGGCCGTGTTGCCTCTGCGTCG
Coding sequences within it:
- a CDS encoding TolC family outer membrane protein, which codes for MTYKFWISAAMTAGLLAGGVADAAAESLNGALARAYRNNQSLNIARAQLRATDENVPQAKSGLRPIVTGDGSAVSSRSRTTFGDGIETQRDRAGQIGFGITISQTIFDGFQTPNNVRSAEATVKASQQNLSNTEQDTLFNAAAAYMDVLRDRQIAGLRRQNLAFLQEQVRAARARFDVGEGTRTDVAQAEAEQALATALLNSALAQVASSEATYLQIVGDAPRDLQPGKAPANLIPSSITQALAISQKEHPAILATLYAVDAAAFQVKSAEGRLLPTVSLSGSVDNTYSLSDSSPDSLPGVDVLTQNQVSATVGASLSIPIYSGGLISSQVRQFKEVLGQRQIEVDSQRDAVRAAVATTWAELQAARANVTGYNAQVRAARLALEGIIEERNVGQRTTLDVLNGQADLISGQILLVGAQRDEVVASYALASAIGRLSATRLRLGVATYEPKEHYNAVKDKWYGLRTPDGR